In a single window of the Aminomonas paucivorans DSM 12260 genome:
- a CDS encoding M20 family metallopeptidase, which produces MSLPEAVRGALRRTLAERREEYLARLTDLVARDTRVLDHGVGGGREAAGQEYLEELLTRMGARVEREPLEEEAIREGMRLHGEGNPGHDLTDRWNLSALFPGGNGPSLLFDGHVDTMPPDGWTRDPLTPSVEGGRLYGLGACDMKGGLMAACMAVKLLKDTGIPLPGDVKILSVADEEGGGNGTLCALMRGHRAEGALVCEPTSGALTVAHMGFLFFRVTVSGVSLHSGEKWKGVNAIEKAVLLMEALRDLEHRWLLEHRRPLLPPPNINVGVIEGGTAGSTVPDRCSFTLCLHYLPGMDRDEVVREVEEALMRRSAGDAWLADHPPRWEITQEGRPFEMDRNHPFVEILRSAAADALGQEVPVVGSPAGNDARLLRNIGGMPTAILGPGPLENCHMPDEWLPVEEYLGCILAYATLILEWGGRTE; this is translated from the coding sequence ATGAGCCTGCCCGAGGCGGTGCGGGGGGCGCTGCGGCGCACCCTGGCGGAGCGCCGGGAGGAGTATCTGGCCCGCCTGACGGATCTGGTGGCCCGGGATACCCGGGTGCTGGACCACGGGGTGGGAGGAGGCCGGGAGGCGGCGGGACAGGAGTACTTGGAGGAGCTTCTGACCCGCATGGGGGCCCGGGTGGAGCGGGAACCCCTGGAGGAGGAGGCGATCCGGGAGGGGATGCGTCTGCACGGGGAGGGCAACCCGGGGCACGACCTGACGGATCGGTGGAACCTCTCCGCCCTCTTCCCGGGGGGCAACGGTCCTTCCCTGCTCTTCGACGGGCACGTGGACACCATGCCCCCGGACGGCTGGACCCGGGACCCCCTGACCCCCTCGGTGGAGGGGGGGCGCCTCTACGGCCTGGGGGCCTGCGACATGAAGGGGGGGCTCATGGCCGCCTGCATGGCCGTGAAGCTCCTCAAGGATACGGGCATCCCCCTGCCCGGAGACGTGAAGATCCTCTCCGTGGCGGACGAGGAGGGGGGAGGCAACGGCACCCTCTGCGCCCTGATGCGGGGGCACCGGGCGGAGGGGGCTTTGGTCTGCGAGCCCACCTCCGGGGCCCTCACCGTGGCCCACATGGGGTTCCTGTTCTTCCGGGTGACCGTGTCGGGGGTGAGCCTCCATTCCGGGGAGAAGTGGAAAGGGGTCAATGCCATCGAGAAGGCGGTCCTCCTGATGGAGGCCCTTCGGGACCTGGAGCACCGATGGCTTCTGGAACACCGACGTCCCCTGCTGCCGCCCCCCAACATCAACGTGGGGGTCATCGAGGGGGGCACGGCGGGCTCCACGGTGCCGGACCGCTGTTCCTTCACCCTGTGCCTCCACTACCTCCCCGGCATGGATCGGGACGAGGTGGTGCGGGAGGTGGAGGAGGCCCTGATGCGTCGCTCCGCCGGGGACGCCTGGCTGGCGGACCACCCGCCCCGTTGGGAGATCACCCAGGAGGGGCGGCCCTTCGAGATGGACCGGAACCACCCCTTCGTGGAGATCCTTCGCTCCGCCGCCGCCGACGCCCTGGGGCAGGAGGTCCCCGTGGTGGGGTCCCCCGCGGGGAACGACGCGCGGCTTCTGCGCAACATCGGGGGCATGCCCACGGCCATCCTGGGGCCGGGTCCCCTGGAGAACTGCCACATGCCCGACGAGTGGCTGCCGGTGGAGGAGTACCTGGGGTGCATCCTCGCCTACGCCACCCTGATCCTGGAATGGGGAGGTCGAACGGAATGA
- a CDS encoding nucleoside hydrolase, whose amino-acid sequence MTNRREKIILDMDPGHDDAVALMLARIHPRIDLRGVTVVAGNQTLEKTARNALNVATAVGLKGVPVAAGMSRPLVREQVIADDIHGVTGLDGPVFGEPEVALDPRHGVDLIIDLLMASDGDITLVPTGPLTNVAVALRKEPRIAERIRRIVLMGGAYQLGNITPAAEFNIYADPEAAHVVFTCGRPIVMMGLDLTRQALCTRPVVQRIRALGNPVAVLFAELMEFFTKTQKEVFGWEAPPLHDPTTVAWVADPTLFETKPMHVEVELRGEKTYGRTCCDFYGITGNGANAEVAVKLDVPRFWDFVTETLALYS is encoded by the coding sequence ATGACGAACCGGCGCGAGAAGATCATCCTGGACATGGACCCGGGGCACGACGACGCGGTGGCCCTGATGCTGGCCCGGATCCACCCCCGCATCGACCTGCGGGGGGTGACGGTGGTGGCGGGGAACCAGACCCTGGAGAAGACCGCCCGCAACGCCCTGAACGTGGCCACCGCCGTGGGGCTGAAGGGGGTCCCCGTGGCGGCGGGGATGAGCCGTCCCCTGGTGCGGGAGCAGGTCATCGCCGACGACATCCACGGGGTCACGGGGCTGGACGGGCCGGTCTTCGGGGAGCCCGAGGTGGCCCTGGACCCGAGGCACGGGGTGGACCTGATCATCGACCTCCTCATGGCCTCGGACGGGGACATCACCCTGGTCCCCACGGGACCCCTGACCAACGTGGCGGTGGCCCTGCGCAAGGAGCCCCGCATCGCCGAGCGGATCCGGCGCATCGTCCTCATGGGAGGGGCCTACCAGCTGGGGAACATCACCCCTGCGGCGGAGTTCAACATCTACGCGGACCCCGAGGCGGCCCACGTGGTCTTCACCTGCGGTCGTCCCATCGTGATGATGGGTCTGGACCTCACCCGCCAGGCCCTGTGCACCCGTCCGGTGGTCCAGCGGATCCGGGCCCTGGGGAACCCCGTGGCGGTCCTCTTCGCGGAACTCATGGAGTTCTTCACCAAGACCCAGAAGGAGGTCTTCGGCTGGGAGGCTCCCCCCCTGCACGACCCCACCACCGTGGCCTGGGTGGCGGATCCCACCCTCTTCGAGACCAAACCCATGCACGTGGAGGTGGAGCTGCGGGGGGAGAAGACCTACGGACGTACCTGCTGCGACTTCTACGGCATCACGGGAAACGGGGCCAACGCGGAGGTTGCGGTGAAGCTGGATGTCCCGCGGTTCTGGGACTTTGTGACGGAGACCCTGGCCCTCTACTCATGA
- a CDS encoding ABC transporter permease — protein sequence MWQTFLENFSLVMDYTQVHSTIRSSMPILYATMACILTQQADILNVGVEGIMLCGAFTAVAVSYFSGSWVLALLAAVVVGVVMAAVMAVAHLRYKADIFVVGMGVNMLALALTRLLLDRLLHASGSFLDKGIVPMPRIHLTFLEGNEVLSSLFSDYSLFEPLGLLLVLFLQWLLYRTVWGLRLRSVGLHPLAAATAGISVFRRKFEVMLYSGVLGGVAGAYLSLGYSRMFAENMTNGRGFMGVAAMFFGGGDPLRSALGCFIFGFTDSVGARLQSLGFPSQFILMIPYVATIAVLAAAMIRKDWARKRARSALTGADEGGKA from the coding sequence ATGTGGCAGACCTTCCTGGAGAACTTCTCCCTGGTGATGGACTACACCCAGGTGCACTCCACCATCCGATCCTCCATGCCCATCCTCTACGCCACCATGGCCTGCATCCTCACCCAGCAGGCGGACATCCTCAACGTGGGGGTGGAGGGCATCATGCTCTGCGGGGCCTTCACCGCCGTGGCGGTGAGCTACTTCTCCGGAAGCTGGGTGCTGGCCCTCCTGGCGGCGGTGGTGGTGGGGGTGGTCATGGCGGCGGTGATGGCGGTGGCCCACCTGCGCTACAAGGCGGACATCTTCGTGGTGGGCATGGGGGTGAACATGCTGGCCCTGGCCCTCACCCGGCTGCTCCTGGACCGGCTGCTCCACGCCTCCGGGTCCTTCCTGGACAAGGGGATCGTCCCCATGCCCCGGATCCACCTGACCTTCCTGGAGGGAAACGAGGTGCTCTCGAGCCTCTTCAGCGACTACTCCCTCTTCGAGCCCCTGGGGCTGCTGCTGGTGCTCTTTCTCCAGTGGCTCCTGTACCGCACCGTGTGGGGCCTGCGGCTTCGAAGCGTGGGGCTCCACCCCCTGGCGGCGGCTACGGCGGGGATCTCCGTGTTTCGCCGCAAGTTCGAGGTGATGCTCTACTCCGGTGTGCTGGGGGGCGTGGCGGGGGCGTACCTGTCCCTGGGCTATTCCCGCATGTTCGCGGAGAACATGACCAACGGCCGTGGCTTCATGGGGGTGGCGGCCATGTTCTTCGGCGGGGGAGATCCCCTGCGCAGCGCCCTGGGGTGCTTCATCTTCGGCTTCACCGACTCGGTGGGGGCGAGGCTCCAGTCCCTGGGCTTCCCCTCCCAGTTCATCCTCATGATCCCCTACGTGGCCACCATCGCGGTGCTGGCGGCGGCCATGATCCGCAAGGACTGGGCCCGGAAGCGGGCCCGCAGCGCCCTGACCGGGGCGGACGAAGGAGGGAAGGCATGA
- a CDS encoding ABC transporter permease — translation MRRWSALANSLLTVLAALGAGALAMAVMGHSPLEAYTELFRGAFVGKFNLGGTLERFVPLLLTALAFAVSSKVAVFNVGVEGELYLGAIAAAWAGVAFGGMPSSLHISLCLALAMGVGAAWAAVPGALKAYYDVNEVCTTILANYVAVFLTSYLVNHPLASGLGAPQTAPVAQSARLFRLLPPSQANAGLFIALATLVLVYWVVHHSTLGYRMRAVGENRGYAAHVGIRPEPVMVWGMAASGALGGMAGAIQVLGVFGYFVDNFSPGIAFDGMLAALIARNDIRLVPVLAFFLAALKAGALGMERFTGIPKALVDAIIAVFILLAAMEGLFLLRRRVRKEA, via the coding sequence ATGCGTAGGTGGTCCGCCCTGGCGAACAGCCTCCTCACCGTCCTGGCGGCCCTGGGAGCCGGGGCCCTGGCCATGGCCGTCATGGGGCACAGCCCCCTGGAGGCCTATACGGAGCTGTTCCGGGGAGCCTTCGTGGGGAAGTTCAACCTGGGGGGAACCCTGGAGCGCTTCGTCCCCCTGCTGCTCACCGCCCTGGCCTTCGCCGTCTCCTCCAAGGTAGCGGTGTTCAACGTGGGGGTGGAGGGGGAACTCTACCTGGGTGCCATCGCGGCGGCCTGGGCGGGGGTGGCCTTCGGCGGGATGCCCTCGTCCCTGCACATCTCCCTGTGCCTGGCCCTGGCCATGGGGGTGGGGGCGGCCTGGGCGGCGGTGCCCGGGGCGCTCAAGGCCTACTACGACGTCAACGAGGTGTGCACCACCATCCTGGCCAACTACGTGGCGGTGTTCCTCACTTCCTACCTGGTGAACCATCCCCTCGCTTCCGGCCTGGGGGCTCCCCAGACCGCCCCGGTGGCTCAGTCCGCCCGGCTCTTTCGACTGCTTCCCCCCAGTCAGGCCAACGCAGGGCTGTTCATCGCTCTGGCGACCCTGGTGCTCGTCTACTGGGTGGTGCACCACAGCACCCTGGGCTACCGGATGCGGGCGGTGGGGGAAAACAGGGGGTACGCGGCCCACGTGGGCATCCGCCCCGAGCCCGTGATGGTGTGGGGCATGGCGGCCAGCGGTGCCCTGGGAGGCATGGCCGGGGCCATCCAGGTCCTGGGGGTCTTCGGCTACTTCGTGGACAACTTCTCCCCGGGCATCGCCTTCGACGGGATGCTGGCGGCCCTCATCGCCCGCAACGACATCCGGCTGGTTCCCGTGCTGGCCTTCTTCCTGGCGGCCCTGAAGGCGGGGGCCCTGGGGATGGAGCGGTTCACCGGGATCCCCAAGGCCCTGGTGGACGCCATCATCGCCGTGTTCATCCTGCTGGCGGCCATGGAGGGGCTCTTCCTCCTGCGGCGCCGGGTCCGAAAGGAGGCGTAG
- a CDS encoding ABC transporter ATP-binding protein: MAEPIVTMRDIVKEFPGVRAVDHGQFDLRPGEVHALIGENGAGKSTLMKILYGLYAPEEGQIRVREEAFPFQTPGEAIRRGIGMVHQEFMLAPQLTVLENIILGFEPQRRGCIDFRAAEERVRRFVEDYGLHIQLRKKVNDISVGEAQRVEIIKALYRGAQILILDEPTAVLTPQEASGLFRILRTLTDDGKSIVFISHKLREVMEAGDRVTVMRQGRHVATVDRSGVTIPELARLMVGREVFLGVQRSSRKAAGEAVLQVEDLYVPSDKELSKIRGVSLEVRRGEVLGLAGVDGNGQSELVEAIAGLRPVERGRVRLAGREVQNRSPLEVRRLGLAHIPEDRNARGLNRAMTVEENLAGLAFRRTPLSRGLALLGKALRRFALSLIEAFDIRPPRPQAPASGYSGGNAQKIVVAREIDAGAEVLLAAQPTRGVDIGSIENIRKELVRVRDGGAGILLVSADLEEILSLSDRIAVLYEGRITGVLDAEEADEETLGCLMTGGAVHA; the protein is encoded by the coding sequence GTGGCAGAACCCATCGTGACGATGCGGGACATCGTCAAGGAATTCCCCGGGGTCCGGGCGGTAGACCACGGCCAGTTCGACCTCCGTCCCGGGGAGGTGCATGCCCTCATCGGGGAGAACGGGGCGGGCAAGTCCACCCTGATGAAGATCCTCTACGGCCTCTACGCCCCGGAGGAGGGACAGATCCGGGTGCGGGAGGAGGCCTTCCCCTTCCAGACCCCCGGGGAGGCCATCCGCCGGGGCATCGGCATGGTGCACCAGGAGTTCATGCTGGCCCCCCAGCTCACGGTGTTGGAGAACATCATCCTGGGCTTCGAACCCCAAAGGCGGGGGTGCATCGATTTCCGGGCGGCGGAAGAGCGGGTGCGGCGCTTCGTGGAGGACTACGGCCTCCACATCCAGCTCCGCAAGAAGGTGAACGACATCTCCGTGGGGGAAGCCCAGCGGGTGGAGATCATCAAGGCCCTCTACCGGGGGGCCCAGATCCTTATCCTCGACGAGCCCACGGCGGTGCTCACCCCCCAGGAGGCCTCGGGGCTCTTCCGGATCCTCCGGACCCTCACAGACGACGGGAAGTCCATCGTCTTCATCTCCCACAAGCTCCGGGAGGTCATGGAGGCAGGGGATCGGGTGACGGTGATGCGTCAGGGGCGCCACGTGGCCACGGTGGACCGGAGCGGCGTCACCATCCCCGAGCTGGCCCGGCTGATGGTGGGACGGGAGGTCTTCCTGGGGGTGCAGCGGTCTTCCCGGAAGGCCGCCGGGGAGGCGGTGCTCCAGGTGGAGGACCTGTACGTCCCCAGCGATAAGGAGCTTTCCAAGATCCGGGGGGTCTCCCTGGAGGTGCGGCGCGGGGAGGTCCTGGGCCTGGCGGGGGTGGACGGCAACGGCCAGAGCGAGCTGGTGGAGGCCATCGCGGGGCTGCGTCCCGTGGAGCGGGGCAGGGTACGCCTGGCGGGTCGGGAGGTGCAGAACCGCTCCCCCCTGGAGGTGCGACGCCTGGGCCTGGCCCACATCCCGGAGGACCGAAACGCCCGGGGCCTGAATCGGGCCATGACGGTGGAGGAGAACCTGGCGGGGCTGGCCTTCCGGCGCACCCCCCTTTCCCGGGGCCTGGCTCTGCTGGGGAAGGCCCTCCGGCGCTTCGCCCTCTCCCTCATCGAGGCCTTCGACATCCGCCCTCCCCGTCCCCAGGCTCCGGCCAGCGGCTACTCCGGAGGGAACGCCCAGAAGATCGTGGTGGCCCGGGAGATCGACGCGGGGGCGGAGGTTCTCCTGGCGGCCCAGCCTACCCGGGGGGTGGACATCGGGTCCATCGAGAACATCCGAAAGGAGCTGGTTCGGGTGCGGGACGGGGGCGCGGGGATCCTGCTGGTCTCCGCGGACCTGGAGGAGATCCTGTCCCTGTCGGATCGCATCGCGGTGCTCTACGAGGGGCGCATCACCGGCGTCCTGGACGCGGAGGAGGCGGACGAGGAGACCCTGGGGTGCCTCATGACGGGAGGTGCGGTCCATGCGTAG
- a CDS encoding BMP family lipoprotein, whose product MKKKVILSIALSLLVSCFVALPALAANKPMKVALVLAGFLGDKSFNDSAYEGLQKAKKDFGIELKVLESKNPADWESNLLSMASANYDLIVGASTQIAELVKKHAGEFPKVKFGVIDGAVKAPNVQSIVFAQNEGSFLAGAAAALFTTHKEIPGVNDKKIIGWVGGMDIPVLQDFLVGYKQGAKHIDPSVKVLVSFAGTFNDPLKGKELTLAQFDQGADIVMNVASNTGNGVLEAANEKGKYAIGVDLNQDAIYPGHILTSMLKRVDRASYQLVQDVQKNTFKGNKVVEMGIASGGVGLTDMSVMKKALGDKFPADILKKIQQLTEDVKSGKIKVEAYKGFQRD is encoded by the coding sequence GTGAAGAAAAAGGTGATCCTGTCCATCGCGTTGAGTCTGTTGGTTTCCTGTTTCGTGGCCCTGCCCGCCCTGGCGGCGAACAAGCCCATGAAGGTGGCCCTGGTGCTGGCGGGCTTCCTGGGGGACAAATCCTTCAACGATTCCGCCTACGAGGGGCTCCAGAAGGCCAAGAAGGACTTCGGCATCGAACTGAAGGTCCTGGAGTCCAAGAACCCTGCGGACTGGGAATCCAACCTCCTGTCCATGGCCTCCGCCAACTACGACCTCATCGTGGGGGCCAGCACGCAGATCGCGGAGCTGGTGAAGAAGCACGCCGGGGAGTTCCCCAAGGTGAAGTTCGGGGTCATCGACGGCGCCGTGAAGGCTCCCAACGTGCAGTCCATCGTCTTCGCCCAGAACGAGGGTTCCTTCCTGGCGGGGGCCGCCGCGGCCCTGTTCACCACCCACAAGGAGATCCCCGGGGTGAACGACAAGAAGATCATCGGCTGGGTGGGAGGCATGGACATCCCGGTGCTCCAGGACTTCCTGGTGGGGTACAAGCAGGGGGCCAAGCACATCGACCCGTCGGTGAAGGTGCTGGTCTCCTTCGCCGGGACCTTCAACGATCCCCTGAAGGGCAAGGAGCTGACCCTGGCGCAGTTCGACCAGGGGGCGGACATCGTCATGAACGTGGCCTCCAACACGGGCAACGGGGTGCTCGAGGCGGCCAACGAGAAGGGCAAGTACGCCATCGGCGTGGACCTGAACCAGGACGCCATCTACCCCGGGCACATCCTCACCTCCATGCTGAAGAGGGTGGATCGGGCCAGCTACCAGCTCGTCCAGGACGTGCAGAAGAACACCTTCAAGGGCAACAAGGTGGTGGAGATGGGCATCGCCTCCGGCGGCGTGGGCCTCACGGACATGTCGGTGATGAAGAAGGCCCTGGGAGACAAGTTCCCTGCGGACATCCTCAAGAAGATCCAGCAGCTCACGGAGGACGTGAAGTCCGGCAAGATCAAGGTGGAAGCCTACAAGGGCTTCCAGCGCGACTAG
- a CDS encoding LacI family DNA-binding transcriptional regulator, translated as MATMKDVADRSGVSVTTVSHVLNQTRFVSEGIRRKVEAAMEELGYRPNVLARGLRKGEATLLGLVVPDATNPYFAEIARAVEDACYQEGYGLIVCSSAGCPDRERRAVEALAANRVGGLALVNVGMSEREAAIFDGLDIPLVMLDREIPDFPVDSIQIDNVLGGWLASRHLTELGHRRVACITGPSQVTPSADRVLGYRQALEEAGIPWDPELVRAGDFTPVTSYGIARELLNHPDPPTAIFACNDLMAFGVVGAAAEAGLSVPGDLSVAGFDDIHLAAYFNPPLTTVAQPRAEMGTAAVRILLERMRDRSLPRRRPVLMNPTLVVRRSTGPRPGGGSRA; from the coding sequence ATGGCGACCATGAAGGACGTGGCGGATCGGTCGGGGGTTTCGGTGACCACGGTCTCCCACGTGCTGAACCAGACCCGATTCGTCAGCGAGGGGATCCGCCGGAAGGTGGAGGCGGCCATGGAGGAGCTGGGCTACCGGCCCAACGTGCTGGCCCGGGGCCTCCGGAAGGGGGAGGCCACCCTTCTGGGACTGGTGGTCCCCGACGCCACGAACCCCTATTTCGCCGAGATCGCCCGGGCGGTGGAGGATGCCTGCTACCAAGAGGGGTATGGACTCATCGTCTGCAGTTCCGCCGGGTGTCCCGACCGGGAGCGTCGGGCCGTGGAGGCCCTGGCGGCGAACCGGGTGGGAGGGCTGGCCCTGGTGAACGTGGGCATGTCGGAGCGCGAGGCGGCTATCTTCGACGGGCTGGACATCCCCCTGGTGATGCTGGACCGAGAGATCCCCGATTTTCCCGTGGATTCCATCCAGATCGACAACGTCCTGGGGGGCTGGCTCGCCTCCCGCCACCTGACGGAGCTGGGACATCGCCGGGTGGCCTGCATCACCGGGCCCTCCCAGGTGACCCCCAGCGCGGACCGGGTCCTGGGGTACCGCCAGGCCCTGGAGGAGGCGGGCATCCCCTGGGATCCGGAACTGGTCCGGGCGGGGGACTTCACCCCCGTGACGAGCTACGGGATCGCCCGGGAGCTTTTGAACCATCCCGATCCTCCCACGGCGATCTTCGCCTGCAACGACCTCATGGCCTTCGGGGTGGTGGGGGCGGCCGCGGAGGCGGGGCTTTCGGTCCCCGGGGATCTCTCCGTGGCGGGTTTCGACGACATCCACCTGGCGGCCTATTTCAACCCCCCTCTCACCACGGTGGCGCAGCCCCGGGCGGAGATGGGGACGGCGGCGGTTCGGATCCTCCTGGAGCGCATGCGGGATCGATCCCTGCCTCGACGCAGGCCGGTGCTGATGAATCCTACTCTGGTGGTCAGACGTTCCACGGGGCCTCGTCCGGGGGGTGGTTCCCGGGCTTAG
- the rbsK gene encoding ribokinase translates to MTRIVVVGSLNLDLVMQTPRLPALGETLLGGPFSTAEGGKGANQSVACARMGASVDHLGKVGDDPFGGRLLESLLREGVGVAGVHACPDAPTGVAQISVAGGDNAIVVAPGANGRLTPQDLRADARLFDGAGAALFQLEVPLDAVAEGLDLARSRGVPTILNPAPWQPLPQEVLDRVDTLVLNRVELAQCSGREGAEEGLERILERGVPRVVLTAGAEGAYYRTREERGRVPAPQVRVVDTTGAGDTFVGAFAVLLAEGASLEEAVRWGVHAGALACTRLGAQPSIPVRREVEAFLGERSAPR, encoded by the coding sequence ATGACCCGCATCGTGGTGGTGGGTTCCCTGAACCTGGACCTGGTGATGCAGACCCCCCGGCTGCCCGCCCTGGGGGAGACTCTCCTGGGGGGCCCCTTCTCCACCGCCGAGGGAGGCAAGGGGGCCAACCAGTCCGTGGCCTGCGCCCGCATGGGAGCCTCCGTGGACCACCTGGGCAAGGTGGGGGACGACCCCTTCGGGGGGCGTCTCCTGGAGTCCCTCCTGCGGGAGGGCGTGGGGGTGGCGGGGGTCCACGCCTGCCCCGACGCCCCCACAGGGGTGGCTCAGATCAGCGTGGCGGGGGGAGACAACGCCATCGTGGTGGCCCCCGGGGCCAACGGGAGGCTCACTCCCCAGGACCTGCGCGCCGACGCCCGGCTCTTCGACGGAGCCGGGGCGGCCCTCTTCCAGCTGGAGGTGCCCCTGGACGCGGTGGCGGAGGGACTGGACCTGGCCCGAAGCCGTGGGGTCCCCACGATCCTCAACCCCGCCCCCTGGCAACCCCTGCCCCAGGAGGTGCTGGACCGGGTGGATACCCTGGTGCTCAACCGGGTGGAGCTGGCCCAGTGCTCCGGCCGGGAGGGAGCGGAGGAGGGCCTGGAACGGATTCTGGAGCGAGGGGTTCCCCGGGTGGTCCTCACGGCGGGAGCCGAGGGGGCCTACTACCGGACCCGGGAGGAACGGGGACGGGTTCCGGCCCCCCAGGTCCGGGTGGTGGACACCACCGGCGCGGGGGACACCTTCGTGGGGGCCTTCGCGGTGCTCCTGGCGGAGGGAGCGTCCCTGGAGGAGGCGGTACGCTGGGGGGTCCACGCGGGGGCTCTGGCCTGCACCCGCCTGGGGGCGCAGCCCTCCATCCCCGTCCGGCGGGAGGTGGAGGCCTTCCTGGGGGAACGCTCCGCCCCCCGATAG
- a CDS encoding MATE family efflux transporter, with protein MNRRTESLGRDPVGPLLLRLSLPGVVGMLVQASYNVVDAFFIGRGVGPLGLAGTAVAFPLQLLILAMGTFGGVGAQSLISRSLGARDLPRAQGALDVLGALSLVLGIATALVGLAWLDPLLALVGGSGEILPYARSYMRIILLGVPALILGIALSHAVRAEGDVRTSMHAMLVSAGANFVLDPLFIFGLHGGVAGAAWATVLSQVVLVLWLLRHYRSGASVLRLRPREFRFRRNLLGEIAAVGTSEWVRISANALVVGAVVRSLALHGSPLAVAAYGIVSRLLSLAFMPLFGLTQGFMPLLGYNYGAGLHGRARQVLVLSLQAATAFSAVVWFLCLVFPSLLVAPFTAHEDLLALGSRSLRAMTLGFFLVGFQILGAATFQALGKARPALFLSLSRQVLLFLPLLLLLPRWCGLWGVWLAFPLSDLLSALLTLPFVLSQIRELEEAEGGRIV; from the coding sequence ATGAACCGAAGAACCGAATCCTTGGGGCGAGACCCCGTGGGACCGCTGCTGCTTCGCCTCTCCCTGCCCGGGGTGGTGGGGATGCTGGTGCAGGCGTCCTACAACGTGGTGGACGCCTTCTTCATCGGACGCGGGGTGGGCCCCTTGGGGTTGGCGGGCACCGCCGTGGCCTTCCCCCTCCAGCTCCTCATCCTGGCCATGGGCACCTTCGGGGGCGTGGGGGCCCAGTCCCTCATCTCCCGCTCCCTGGGGGCGCGGGACCTTCCCCGAGCCCAGGGAGCATTGGACGTTCTGGGAGCCCTCTCGCTGGTCCTGGGCATCGCCACCGCCCTGGTGGGGCTGGCGTGGCTGGACCCCCTGCTCGCCCTGGTAGGGGGATCCGGGGAGATCCTTCCCTACGCCCGTTCCTACATGCGGATCATCCTCCTGGGGGTCCCCGCCCTCATCCTGGGAATCGCTTTGAGTCACGCCGTCCGGGCGGAGGGGGACGTCCGGACCTCCATGCACGCCATGCTGGTCTCCGCAGGGGCGAATTTCGTCCTGGACCCTCTCTTCATCTTCGGCCTGCACGGGGGAGTGGCGGGGGCGGCCTGGGCCACGGTGCTCTCCCAGGTGGTCCTGGTGTTGTGGCTCCTGAGGCACTACCGGTCCGGGGCAAGCGTCCTGCGGCTTCGCCCTCGGGAGTTCCGCTTCCGCCGAAACCTCCTGGGGGAGATCGCCGCCGTGGGGACCTCGGAATGGGTCCGAATCTCCGCCAACGCCCTCGTGGTGGGGGCGGTGGTCCGATCCCTGGCTCTCCACGGATCCCCCCTGGCGGTGGCGGCCTACGGCATCGTCAGCCGCCTCCTCTCCCTGGCCTTCATGCCCCTCTTCGGCCTGACCCAAGGGTTCATGCCCCTGCTGGGGTACAACTACGGAGCGGGACTCCACGGCCGGGCAAGGCAGGTTCTGGTCCTGTCCCTGCAGGCCGCCACGGCCTTCTCCGCCGTGGTGTGGTTCCTCTGCCTGGTCTTCCCCTCCCTGCTGGTGGCCCCCTTCACGGCCCACGAGGATCTGCTGGCCCTGGGAAGCCGATCCCTTCGGGCCATGACCCTGGGGTTCTTCCTCGTGGGATTCCAGATCCTGGGAGCGGCGACCTTTCAGGCCCTGGGAAAGGCCCGCCCCGCCCTGTTCCTCTCCCTCTCCCGGCAGGTGCTGCTCTTCCTGCCCCTCCTTCTTCTGCTTCCCCGCTGGTGCGGCCTCTGGGGGGTGTGGCTCGCCTTCCCCCTGTCGGACCTGCTCTCGGCCCTCCTCACCCTTCCCTTCGTCCTTTCTCAGATCCGGGAGTTGGAGGAGGCAGAGGGCGGGCGGATCGTCTGA